A region of the Mesoterricola sediminis genome:
TAGGCCTCCCGCGCCCCCGGACCTGCGGCACACTGGGGTGGGCCGCGGGTCCGGAGGCGTCACATGCTGATCGAGAAGAAGGGGCTCATCCCCGCCACCATCCTGAGGCGATACAAGCGCTTCCTGGCCGACGTGGAGCTGGAGGGGGGCGGGACGGCGGTGGCCCACTGCACGAACACCGGCACCATGGCCACCAGCTGGGCGCCGGGGGACCGGGTGCTCCTGGAGGCAAGCCGGAACCCGGACCGGAAACTGCCCTACACCTGGCTGGCCTGCCTGCGGGAGGGGGCCTGGGTGGGGGTCGAGACGGGGATGCCCAACCGGGTGGTGGCCGAGGCGGCGCGCCAGGATCGGCTGCCCGGGCTGCCGGGCCTCCACACCGTGCTCACGGAACGGAAATACGGCCTGGAGGGCAGCCGGATCGATGTCTTGGCCCTGGACGCCGAGGGCCGGCAGGTCTACATCGAGGTCAAGAACACCACCCTGAGGATCGGCACGACCGCTTGCTTCCCCGATGCGGTGAGCACCCGGGGGGCCAAGCACTTGCGGGAACTGCGGGCCGCCGTGGCGCTGGGTCACCGGGCGGCCATCGTCTTCTTCGCGCACCGGGGGGATGTGGATGGCTTCGACGCGGCCAGGGAGATCGACCCGGCCTACGCCGAGGAACTGGCGCGGGCCCGGGAGGGGGGGGTGGAGATCCTGCCCCAGGCGGTGGCCCTGGTGGCCCGGGAGGAGACGGGGGGCTTGTGGAGCCTGGGCTGGGACCTGCCCGGTCTGCTTCCTTGGCGACCGCGGGTGTGAAACGGGCAATGCCCTGGGTACAATCAAGGTTCCGGCACGTTCATTCTTTATCCACATACCTGGGAGCAGCCATGTCAGAGCTGAAGAAGACCCCCCTCAACGAGGTCCACCGCGCCCTCGGCGCCAAGATGGTGGATTTCGGTGGTTGGGACATGCCCGTCCAGTACCCCACGGGCATCATCACCGAGCATCAGGCTGTTCGTTCGAAGGTCGGCCTTTTCGACGTCAGCCACATGGGCGAGATCTGGGTGAAGGGTCCCCAGGCCATGGCCTTCCTGGACTGGCTGACGCCCAACGCCGTCACCAAGCTGGCTGACGGCCAGATCCACTACACCGCCTTCCTGACCGAGCAGGGCACCTTCGTGGACGACCTGCTCCTCCACAAGGTCCACGACAACACCTTCCTGCTCGTGGTCAACGCCTCCAACATCGACAAGGACTTCGCCTGGGTGAAGGCGCACGCCGCCCGCTGGGACGTCACGGTCACCAACGAGAGCGATCACACCGGCCAGGTGGCCCTGCAGGGCCCCGCCTCCCTGGACGTGCTGCAGCCCCTCGTGGACATCGACCTGAGCCAGATCAAGTACTACTGGTTCGCCACGGCCACATTCAAGGGTCTGCCCGTGATGATCGCCCGCACCGGCTACACCGGGGAGGACGGCTTCGAGGTCTACGCCCCCACCGAGGAGACCGTG
Encoded here:
- the sfsA gene encoding DNA/RNA nuclease SfsA — translated: MLIEKKGLIPATILRRYKRFLADVELEGGGTAVAHCTNTGTMATSWAPGDRVLLEASRNPDRKLPYTWLACLREGAWVGVETGMPNRVVAEAARQDRLPGLPGLHTVLTERKYGLEGSRIDVLALDAEGRQVYIEVKNTTLRIGTTACFPDAVSTRGAKHLRELRAAVALGHRAAIVFFAHRGDVDGFDAAREIDPAYAEELARAREGGVEILPQAVALVAREETGGLWSLGWDLPGLLPWRPRV
- the gcvT gene encoding glycine cleavage system aminomethyltransferase GcvT, with product MSELKKTPLNEVHRALGAKMVDFGGWDMPVQYPTGIITEHQAVRSKVGLFDVSHMGEIWVKGPQAMAFLDWLTPNAVTKLADGQIHYTAFLTEQGTFVDDLLLHKVHDNTFLLVVNASNIDKDFAWVKAHAARWDVTVTNESDHTGQVALQGPASLDVLQPLVDIDLSQIKYYWFATATFKGLPVMIARTGYTGEDGFEVYAPTEETVGVWNALMESGKAHGLIPTGLGCRNTLRLEAKMALYGHEIDDTTNALEADLGWIVKLQKGDFIGREALAKIKEQGFSRKLVGFRMLEKRDIARDHMDVVLDGKKVGYVTSGAPSTTCGFNLGCAYVPVSHAPVGSRIFIDIRGKACEAEVIPTPFYKRAK